From the genome of Pirellulales bacterium, one region includes:
- a CDS encoding mandelate racemase/muconate lactonizing enzyme family protein gives MAKPTDIRLRELSSSTERFAYRTPIKFGGRVVTDAVVLDVHLDVETRDGRRARGTGSMSLGNAWAWPSAKVSGEETLRAVQRMADLLLADAQTYSDFGHPLEITRDLAAGHARIAEQVRRELSLAEPMPRLPQLLAASPLEAAIHDAFGKALGQNSYNVLGPEFANRDLAAYLTPAFQGEYLDRYTLRAPKPRMPLYHLVGALDPLTDADVVQRINDGLPETLPEWIAHNGLTHLKLKLAGDDLAWDVDRVVAIERVASAAQEARGCREWKYSLDFNERCANVDYVLDFLAKVGERSPKALDRVQYIEQPTHRDLKAHPHNRMHAAAKIKPVVIDESLVDLESLLLCRELGYSGVALKACKGHSEALLMGAAAQKFGMFLCVQDLTCPGRSFLHSATLSARIPTIAAIEGNSRQYCPAGNRGWEDRFPGMFRVTDGTLETSVLAGPGLGY, from the coding sequence ACGCCCATCAAGTTCGGCGGCCGCGTCGTCACCGATGCCGTGGTGCTCGACGTGCACTTGGACGTCGAAACCCGCGACGGCCGCCGGGCCCGCGGCACGGGATCAATGTCGCTGGGCAATGCCTGGGCGTGGCCCAGCGCAAAAGTCAGCGGCGAGGAGACGCTGCGCGCCGTCCAGCGCATGGCCGACTTGCTGCTGGCCGACGCGCAGACTTACAGCGACTTTGGTCATCCGCTGGAAATCACGCGCGACCTGGCCGCCGGGCATGCTCGCATTGCCGAGCAGGTGCGGCGCGAGCTATCGCTCGCCGAGCCGATGCCGCGGTTGCCGCAGCTCCTGGCCGCCAGCCCCCTCGAGGCAGCGATTCACGACGCCTTCGGCAAGGCGCTGGGCCAGAATTCCTACAACGTGCTGGGGCCGGAATTTGCCAATCGCGACCTGGCCGCTTATCTGACGCCCGCTTTCCAGGGCGAATACCTGGATCGTTATACGCTCCGCGCACCCAAGCCGCGGATGCCCCTTTATCATCTGGTCGGCGCACTGGATCCCTTGACCGACGCCGACGTCGTGCAGCGAATCAACGACGGATTGCCCGAGACGCTGCCGGAATGGATCGCGCACAACGGCTTGACGCATCTGAAGTTGAAGCTGGCCGGCGACGATCTGGCCTGGGATGTCGACCGGGTGGTGGCCATCGAGCGCGTGGCCTCGGCGGCGCAAGAAGCCCGCGGCTGCCGGGAGTGGAAGTATTCGCTCGATTTCAACGAGCGCTGCGCCAATGTCGATTACGTCCTCGATTTTCTGGCGAAGGTAGGTGAACGCTCGCCGAAAGCGCTCGACCGCGTGCAGTACATCGAGCAGCCTACGCATCGCGATCTGAAAGCGCACCCACACAATCGGATGCACGCCGCAGCGAAGATCAAGCCGGTGGTGATCGACGAATCGCTGGTGGATCTGGAGAGCCTGCTTTTATGCCGCGAGTTGGGTTATTCCGGCGTGGCGCTGAAAGCCTGCAAAGGTCACAGCGAAGCGCTACTGATGGGCGCGGCCGCGCAAAAGTTCGGCATGTTCCTGTGCGTGCAGGATCTCACCTGTCCGGGCCGATCGTTTCTGCACTCGGCCACCCTGTCGGCGCGTATTCCCACGATCGCGGCGATCGAAGGGAACTCCCGTCAGTACTGCCCGGCCGGCAATCGCGGCTGGGAAGATCGTTTTCCCGGCATGTTTCGCGTGACCGACGGCACGCTTGAAACGTCGGTCCTCGCCGGCCCCGGCTTGGGATACTAG
- a CDS encoding BON domain-containing protein — protein sequence MKSSGVLVGELNDRDLERRIVTSLATRQMPGLRQLQVDANNGTVTLRGRVRSFYEKQLCQNVCRHVAGVVQFVDAVVVA from the coding sequence ATGAAATCGTCTGGGGTGTTGGTCGGCGAGTTGAACGACAGGGACCTGGAACGACGGATCGTCACGTCTCTCGCGACTCGGCAAATGCCAGGGCTGCGTCAGTTGCAAGTGGACGCCAACAACGGCACTGTCACACTTCGCGGCCGGGTGCGTAGCTTTTACGAGAAACAACTTTGCCAGAACGTTTGTCGCCATGTGGCGGGCGTCGTGCAGTTTGTCGACGCTGTGGTGGTGGCCTGA
- a CDS encoding M12 family metallo-peptidase, with amino-acid sequence MDSLSRTSSLTAFVAAVLGFLAIDTSSVRADVVVLSNRSTAAVKFAAACGSAKGQAYQLAAGDLLTLRCRPADRIRLAYMSAGARHDFQLAPNSIYFFHRAREGEKLELEQIALGEPGDVVEAAGAKTPPTPRKNAAPPAAEPPPPAKVKIKILVDDDEKAVRAAWEERLRKRIGDASKIFEKYAGVKFEVVACDTWVTDNKVQDFEAQLRGFEANVDPAPADIAIGFASQYTLVTGRTHLGGTRGPLARHIMLREWSKHVSEPERLELLVHELGHHFGAAHSPEPTSVMRPILGDRKSVAKRFLIVFDPINALAMNLVAEELRDHHIERFYQVSPRTRDALVSIYLTLGKAFPEDTAARTYLATLGEDPPLAASAAHTPAKTFVEGAQRVRDAIVNVADRNRRLSRTSTDGSQARATGDALTEKYVRTAAYAAMQLPVAQRPKAFTLGLAVALGDTDMFMSNSLTRDLLASLENGQQRERRLDVIGAPTLLGRNDLARHYFFSAAMAALSSASIAESAGLLKEMRDVQGQSGFSFADIAADLAGIALAEFIKTSDEKLPEVARDFSFARYMPPIDGLRDGMTQEEFVAEYGSTSDPRFKEAMEEVRRRVKELPIHSAKAANSQPAAQANGRR; translated from the coding sequence GTGGATTCGCTTTCCAGAACCTCGTCGCTAACCGCTTTCGTGGCCGCGGTGCTCGGCTTTCTGGCCATTGATACGTCGAGCGTCCGCGCCGACGTCGTGGTGCTCTCGAATCGGTCGACGGCGGCCGTGAAATTCGCGGCCGCCTGCGGCAGCGCCAAAGGGCAGGCGTACCAACTGGCGGCGGGCGATCTGCTGACATTGCGTTGTCGCCCGGCCGATCGGATTCGACTGGCGTACATGAGCGCGGGAGCCCGTCACGATTTTCAGCTGGCGCCCAACTCGATTTATTTCTTCCATAGGGCGCGGGAGGGGGAGAAGCTCGAACTCGAGCAGATTGCCCTTGGCGAACCGGGCGACGTCGTCGAGGCCGCCGGCGCCAAGACGCCGCCCACCCCGCGCAAGAACGCCGCCCCTCCCGCGGCCGAGCCGCCGCCACCAGCCAAGGTGAAAATCAAGATCCTCGTCGATGATGATGAAAAGGCCGTGCGCGCGGCTTGGGAGGAACGTCTGCGCAAGCGGATCGGCGACGCTTCGAAGATTTTCGAAAAATATGCCGGCGTCAAATTCGAGGTCGTCGCCTGCGACACTTGGGTGACGGACAATAAAGTGCAGGACTTCGAAGCGCAGTTGCGCGGATTCGAAGCCAACGTCGATCCCGCGCCCGCTGATATTGCCATCGGCTTCGCCAGCCAGTACACGCTGGTCACCGGCCGCACGCATCTCGGCGGCACGCGAGGGCCGTTGGCACGGCACATCATGCTGCGCGAGTGGTCGAAACACGTCTCCGAGCCCGAACGATTGGAACTGCTGGTCCACGAGTTGGGACATCATTTTGGAGCAGCGCACAGTCCCGAGCCGACCTCCGTCATGCGTCCCATCCTCGGTGACCGCAAATCGGTGGCCAAGCGCTTCCTGATCGTATTCGATCCGATCAATGCCCTGGCGATGAACCTGGTTGCCGAGGAGCTGCGCGACCATCACATCGAACGGTTCTATCAGGTCAGCCCGCGAACGCGCGACGCGTTGGTCTCGATTTACCTGACCTTGGGCAAGGCCTTCCCGGAAGACACTGCCGCCCGCACTTACCTGGCGACGCTGGGTGAAGATCCGCCCCTTGCTGCGAGTGCGGCCCACACCCCGGCCAAGACGTTTGTCGAGGGCGCTCAGCGCGTACGCGATGCGATCGTCAACGTGGCCGATCGCAATCGCCGGCTGTCGCGCACGTCGACCGACGGCAGCCAGGCACGGGCTACAGGTGACGCACTCACGGAAAAGTATGTCCGCACCGCCGCCTACGCCGCCATGCAATTACCGGTTGCCCAGCGGCCGAAAGCCTTCACGCTGGGATTGGCCGTAGCGCTTGGTGATACCGACATGTTCATGTCGAACAGTCTGACGCGGGATCTGCTGGCCAGCTTGGAAAACGGCCAACAGCGTGAGCGACGCCTGGACGTGATCGGCGCGCCGACCTTGTTGGGACGCAACGATCTGGCGCGGCATTACTTCTTCTCCGCCGCGATGGCGGCGTTATCGAGCGCGTCGATCGCCGAATCGGCGGGACTGTTGAAAGAGATGCGCGATGTTCAGGGGCAAAGCGGCTTCAGCTTTGCCGATATCGCGGCGGACCTGGCAGGCATCGCCCTGGCCGAATTCATCAAGACATCGGACGAAAAGCTGCCCGAGGTGGCGCGCGATTTTTCCTTCGCCAGGTACATGCCGCCGATCGACGGCCTGCGCGATGGGATGACCCAGGAGGAGTTCGTCGCCGAGTACGGCTCGACGTCGGACCCGCGCTTCAAGGAAGCGATGGAAGAAGTACGCCGCCGGGTCAAAGAGCTGCCGATCCATTCTGCGAAGGCCGCCAATTCCCAGCCTGCGGCCCAAGCGAATGGCCGGCGCTAA
- a CDS encoding amidohydrolase family protein, which produces MSDAFSFQARRFDTGELARVAIAQGRIAGLTTITSSSAAEARTVPWLAPGLVDIQINGYGGQEFSSLDLSPERVTEIVRRHFAFGVTRVCPTLTTQSFAVMRHGVAAIAAACERWPDVARAVAGIHLEGPYFSTEDGPRGAHPAEHCRRPDFAEFQAWQEAAGGRVRLLTMSPEFDEAPRFIAQVVAAGVVVSIGHTGASGAQIRAAVDAGARLSTHLGNGAHRMLRRHPNYIWDQLAEDRLFASLIVDGHHLPPEVVKTFVRAKSPARCLLVSDVSGLAGLPVGRYTSSGCELEILPDGRLVIAGQDQLLAGASLPIGVGVANVIRFAGVELKTAVDMASRTPSELLGLSMPELRPGAAADLVLFDLPEDLVAKAGKDRPATTSGPRAGSNNGLQMRATILDGKIVYGQVG; this is translated from the coding sequence ATGTCCGACGCGTTCTCTTTCCAGGCCCGCCGTTTTGATACCGGTGAGCTGGCGCGCGTCGCGATCGCCCAGGGGCGGATCGCGGGCCTTACGACCATCACGTCGAGCTCGGCCGCCGAGGCGCGAACGGTGCCCTGGCTCGCGCCGGGGCTCGTCGACATTCAAATCAACGGCTACGGCGGGCAGGAGTTCAGCTCGCTGGATTTGTCGCCCGAGCGCGTGACGGAAATCGTGCGGCGGCATTTCGCGTTTGGCGTGACGCGCGTTTGTCCGACGCTCACGACACAAAGCTTTGCCGTCATGCGGCACGGCGTGGCGGCAATCGCTGCCGCCTGCGAGCGCTGGCCCGACGTTGCTCGAGCCGTGGCGGGCATCCATCTGGAAGGGCCGTATTTTTCGACCGAGGACGGGCCGCGCGGCGCGCACCCGGCCGAACATTGCCGGCGCCCCGACTTCGCGGAATTTCAGGCCTGGCAGGAAGCTGCGGGCGGACGCGTGCGTCTGCTCACGATGTCACCCGAGTTCGATGAAGCGCCGCGGTTCATTGCGCAAGTGGTGGCCGCGGGAGTGGTCGTTTCGATCGGTCACACGGGCGCGAGCGGCGCACAGATTCGCGCGGCCGTCGACGCCGGCGCCCGCTTGAGCACGCACCTGGGAAACGGGGCCCATCGCATGCTGCGGCGGCACCCGAATTACATTTGGGATCAATTGGCCGAAGATCGGTTGTTCGCCAGCCTGATCGTCGACGGCCATCATCTGCCCCCCGAGGTTGTGAAGACTTTCGTGCGCGCAAAGTCGCCGGCGCGCTGCCTGCTCGTCAGCGACGTATCGGGCCTGGCGGGCCTGCCGGTCGGGCGCTACACAAGTAGCGGCTGCGAGTTGGAAATCCTGCCCGACGGCCGGCTCGTGATCGCCGGCCAGGATCAACTGCTGGCCGGTGCCAGCCTGCCGATTGGTGTCGGCGTGGCGAATGTCATACGGTTCGCCGGTGTCGAACTGAAGACGGCCGTGGACATGGCGTCGCGTACGCCGAGCGAACTTCTCGGACTATCGATGCCTGAATTAAGGCCAGGCGCGGCGGCGGATCTGGTACTGTTCGACCTCCCGGAAGATTTGGTGGCGAAGGCGGGTAAGGATCGACCGGCGACAACCAGCGGTCCGAGGGCCGGAAGCAACAACGGGCTGCAGATGCGCGCGACCATCCTTGATGGCAAGATCGTGTACGGGCAGGTCGGCTAG
- a CDS encoding cystathionine gamma-synthase — MSTVSDFFSSVATWPVTVWNRAGVAPYPEEKPEPPVARAAFATRTIHAGQSPDPTTGAVMTPIYATSTYAQQSPGVHKGFDYGRSHNPTRFAFERCLADLEDGRQAFAFASGLAAIATVLELLDHGSHVLVCDDIYGGTFRLFERVRKKSANLDFSFVDPTKLESFRAAIRPNTRMIWIESPSNPLLKLTDLRAVAALARERNIISVADNTFATPYVQRPLAMGFDIVVHSVTKYLNGHSDVIGGAAIVGENAALAERLAFLQNAVGAIAGPFDSFLALRGLKTLALRMERHCANAQMIAEWLAARSDVKLVHYPGLPTHPQHGLAQRQMHGFGGMISAVVAGGVPRARRMLERCQIFTLAESLGGVESLIEHPALMTHATIPADKRAALGIDDGLVRLSVGVEDVKDLIADLEQALA; from the coding sequence ATGAGCACCGTCAGCGATTTTTTTTCGAGCGTAGCGACCTGGCCGGTCACGGTTTGGAATCGGGCGGGCGTCGCTCCCTATCCGGAAGAGAAGCCGGAACCGCCCGTCGCGCGCGCCGCCTTCGCCACGCGCACGATCCACGCCGGACAATCGCCCGATCCCACGACCGGCGCCGTGATGACGCCGATCTACGCCACAAGCACCTACGCGCAACAATCGCCGGGCGTACACAAGGGGTTCGATTACGGGCGCAGCCATAATCCCACGCGATTTGCCTTCGAGCGCTGCCTGGCCGATCTGGAAGACGGCCGGCAGGCGTTTGCATTCGCCTCGGGCCTGGCGGCGATTGCCACGGTGCTCGAACTGCTGGACCACGGATCGCACGTCCTGGTGTGCGACGACATTTACGGTGGAACGTTTCGCCTGTTCGAGCGCGTGCGGAAAAAATCGGCGAACCTCGACTTCAGCTTCGTCGACCCGACGAAGCTGGAAAGCTTTCGCGCCGCGATCCGCCCCAACACGCGGATGATCTGGATCGAAAGCCCGTCGAATCCGCTGTTGAAGCTGACGGATCTGAGGGCCGTGGCGGCGTTGGCGCGCGAGCGGAATATCATCAGCGTGGCCGATAACACGTTCGCTACTCCCTACGTGCAGCGACCTCTGGCGATGGGCTTTGATATCGTCGTACACTCGGTAACGAAATACCTCAACGGCCATTCGGACGTGATCGGTGGAGCGGCGATCGTCGGAGAAAATGCGGCGTTGGCCGAGCGCCTGGCGTTTCTGCAAAATGCAGTCGGCGCCATTGCCGGGCCGTTTGACAGTTTTCTCGCGCTGCGAGGATTGAAAACACTGGCCCTGCGCATGGAGCGGCATTGCGCCAACGCGCAGATGATCGCCGAGTGGCTGGCCGCGCGCTCTGATGTGAAGCTGGTTCACTACCCGGGCTTGCCCACGCATCCGCAACACGGACTGGCCCAACGACAGATGCACGGCTTTGGCGGCATGATCTCGGCCGTGGTGGCCGGCGGTGTGCCGCGTGCCCGGCGGATGCTGGAACGCTGCCAGATTTTCACGCTGGCCGAGAGCCTGGGAGGGGTCGAAAGCCTGATCGAGCACCCGGCCCTGATGACGCACGCCACGATTCCGGCCGACAAGCGCGCGGCGTTGGGCATCGACGACGGCCTGGTCCGGCTGTCGGTCGGCGTCGAGGACGTGAAGGACCTGATCGCCGACCTGGAACAGGCTCTGGCGTAG